In the Thermoleophilaceae bacterium genome, one interval contains:
- a CDS encoding LON peptidase substrate-binding domain-containing protein: METLILVPLEDTVVFPHMNLTLAVDVGDADRVLLVPRHENDFASVGTVAEVADRVRLPGGGRAVTLFGLHRAVLGAAQSSPDGRLRVEADARPDDTPVDGRTRELEREYRAVVEEILELRGDDGRIASFLRAIAEPGALADSAGYSPEITFEQKVELLETLDVTERLELAVKLQRERLAEMQVRARIRDDVQSGAEKQQREYFLRKQMESIRKELGEDDGSIIDEYRAKIDEAGMPEAVREQADRELDRLERMGEQSGEASMIRTYLDWLIAVPWSKRSDERLDPVHAREVLDADHAGLEDVKDRITEYLAVRKLRKERGVPEDKRSGAILTLIGPPGTGKTSVGESIARATDREFVRMSLGGVRDEAEIRGHRRTYIGALPGRLVRALRDAG, from the coding sequence TTGGAGACATTGATACTCGTGCCGCTGGAGGACACAGTTGTCTTCCCGCACATGAACCTGACGTTGGCCGTGGACGTCGGCGACGCCGACCGTGTGCTGCTCGTCCCGCGCCACGAGAACGACTTTGCGAGCGTCGGCACCGTCGCCGAGGTGGCGGACCGCGTGCGCCTGCCCGGTGGCGGCCGCGCCGTCACGCTCTTCGGCCTTCACCGCGCCGTGCTCGGCGCCGCGCAGAGCAGTCCTGACGGGCGGCTGCGCGTGGAGGCGGACGCGCGTCCCGACGACACGCCGGTGGACGGCCGCACCCGCGAGCTCGAGCGCGAGTACCGCGCCGTCGTGGAGGAGATCCTCGAGCTGCGCGGCGACGACGGCCGCATCGCCTCCTTCCTCCGCGCCATCGCGGAGCCGGGCGCGCTGGCGGACAGCGCCGGCTACTCGCCCGAGATCACCTTTGAGCAGAAGGTGGAGCTGCTCGAGACGCTCGACGTGACAGAGCGCCTCGAGCTGGCCGTGAAGCTCCAGCGCGAGCGCCTGGCCGAGATGCAGGTGCGCGCCCGCATCCGCGACGACGTGCAGTCGGGCGCCGAGAAGCAGCAGCGCGAGTACTTCCTGCGCAAGCAGATGGAGTCGATCCGCAAGGAGCTCGGCGAGGACGACGGCTCGATCATCGACGAGTACCGGGCGAAGATCGACGAAGCCGGCATGCCGGAGGCAGTGCGCGAGCAGGCCGACCGCGAGCTCGACCGCCTCGAGCGCATGGGCGAGCAGTCGGGCGAGGCCTCGATGATCCGCACCTACCTCGACTGGCTGATCGCCGTGCCGTGGTCGAAGCGCTCGGACGAGCGGCTCGACCCCGTACACGCGCGCGAGGTGCTCGATGCAGACCACGCCGGGCTCGAGGACGTGAAGGACCGCATCACCGAGTACCTGGCCGTGCGCAAGCTGCGCAAGGAGCGCGGGGTGCCCGAGGACAAGCGCTCCGGCGCGATTCTCACGCTGATCGGGCCGCCCGGCACCGGCAAGACGTCGGTGGGCGAGTCGATCGCGCGAGCCACCGACCGCGAGTTCGTGCGCATGTCGCTCGGCGGCGTGCGCGACGAGGCCGAGATCCGCGGCCATCGCCGCACCTACATCGGTGCGCTCCCCGGCCGGCTGGTCAGAGCGCTGAGGGACGCGGGG
- a CDS encoding NYN domain-containing protein has product MGDERWIVDGMNVIGSRPDGWWRDRPGAMRSLARELGAWAAGREVAVIFDGAPFDLQADGVDVRFASRRGRNAADDDIARMVEEDGRPEELRVVTSDHELARRVREFGAEVVGAGEFRRMLGT; this is encoded by the coding sequence GTGGGAGATGAGCGCTGGATCGTCGACGGGATGAACGTGATCGGCTCGCGCCCCGACGGCTGGTGGCGGGACCGCCCCGGCGCGATGCGATCGCTGGCTCGGGAGCTGGGCGCATGGGCGGCCGGGCGCGAGGTGGCGGTGATCTTCGACGGCGCGCCGTTCGACCTCCAAGCGGACGGCGTGGACGTGCGCTTCGCCAGCCGCCGAGGGCGCAACGCGGCGGACGACGACATCGCGCGGATGGTGGAGGAGGACGGGCGGCCGGAGGAGCTGCGCGTGGTCACCTCCGACCACGAGCTGGCGCGCCGGGTTCGCGAGTTCGGCGCCGAGGTGGTTGGCGCGGGCGAGTTCCGCCGCATGTTAGGCACGTGA